The genomic interval CGCAACGACCGTTTGATGCTCGAAGCGGCCGCCCTGGGTATCGGCGTTATTCTTGGCGAAGGCGCATCGAGCCTGACCCTGGCGGCCGCGGACGTGGTATGCACCTCGATCGGAGATGCCTTGGACCTGTTGACCCACCCTTTGCGATTGACCGCCACCTTGCGCGCCTGACCCAAACGATGTTGACCCGTTTCACCATGCAAGCCGGAAAAGGCGGCGCTGATGGGATACCTTGTTCTCATCGGCGCTCGGGTTATGGATCATATCCAGAGGTAGAAAGAATGAGATGAAAGAGAGCCCCCGTTACTTGATGGAGAACGAAGAAGAGATCGATCGCCTCGAAAAGAAGACCGACGTCCGTATTGTTCACGAACAGGCCCTGTGGGCCGGCATTCAGCCCGGTATGCGGGTAGCCGACATCGGTTGCGGTTCGGGGATCACCACCCGGGCGTTGTATGATCTCGTGCAGCCCGGGGGGGAGGCCGTGGGCGTCGATATGTCAGAGGAGCGACTGGCGTTCGCCCAGTCCAAATACGGCCGGCCGGGGGTGACGTTCGAATGCCGGAATGCATTGGCGCCGTTGAACGGCATGGGGCTTTTTGACTTTATCTGGGTGAGGTTCTTCCTGGAGTATCACCGCAGCCGGGCTTTCGAGATCGTTCAGAATCTGGCCCGCATCACCAAACCAGGCGGCATCGTCTGCCTGGTGGACCTGGACTACAACTGCCTGAGCCACTTCAGTATGCCCGATCGATTGGCCGCGGCCCTGCAAGGGGTGATGCGGAAATTGGAACAGGAAGCCGATTTCGATCCCCACGCGGGCATCAAGCTCTATTCGTTTCTCTACGATTTGGGGTTTGAGGAGATCGACGCCATGCTCGCCTCCCACCACCTGATTTTCGGTCAACTGAAAGATGTCGATGCGTTTAACTGGACCAAGAAGATCGAGGTGGCCGGTCAGGGATCAGGTTACGCATTCAGCGAATATTCTGGTGGTTATGCCGAGTTTGCCGAAGAGTTTCATGCGTTTTTTTCCGATCCCCGCCGCTTTACCTATACTCCGCTGATCGCCTGCCGGGGACGCAAGCCTCTTAAGGAGGAACTCTAAAGTTTTAAGTGTAAAGTTTTAAGTGAAGGTAGGGTGTCGATTGGATGTCGCGACGCCGCAATCCGGCTTTGGATCAGCCGCCGTAGGCCATCTGGAAGATGCGGACCTGGGCACCGTCATAGAGCCTATCGCCAGGAGTGGCCACCCGGCCGTCCAGGGCGACCACGCCGCTGTCCTGAGCCGTCAGGCTCAGGCGGGATCTCAGGTCCGCGACCCGTGCGCCCCTGGCGAATTCAAGCAGTATCCCCTTTTCAGGATCATACTCTTGAAAACGCCAGGGCAGGGCGCCGTACAATTTGACCACGACCTGGATCGTTGGCGGGGAATCGGATCGGCTGGACATGGTCAGAAATTGTAAAGTTGATCCAACGCCTCGTCGCTGACCACGAACACCTGGTTGTGGGGCGGCAAGGGCTCCTCACAGAAGAATCGTGGCAGGCGATCGTCCTTGTTGGTAAGCCCGGCCTTCTGATTGAAATCTCGTTCGAGTTTCAGGGTGCGCATGCCCATCTGGGCATACTCCTTGGGACCGATGGCCTGACCCAGCTTGGCGGAGAGCATGGCGAACATGGCGCCCGATGCCTCTTT from Desulfatitalea tepidiphila carries:
- a CDS encoding class I SAM-dependent methyltransferase, translating into MKESPRYLMENEEEIDRLEKKTDVRIVHEQALWAGIQPGMRVADIGCGSGITTRALYDLVQPGGEAVGVDMSEERLAFAQSKYGRPGVTFECRNALAPLNGMGLFDFIWVRFFLEYHRSRAFEIVQNLARITKPGGIVCLVDLDYNCLSHFSMPDRLAAALQGVMRKLEQEADFDPHAGIKLYSFLYDLGFEEIDAMLASHHLIFGQLKDVDAFNWTKKIEVAGQGSGYAFSEYSGGYAEFAEEFHAFFSDPRRFTYTPLIACRGRKPLKEEL